One window of the Rosa rugosa chromosome 3, drRosRugo1.1, whole genome shotgun sequence genome contains the following:
- the LOC133739258 gene encoding uncharacterized protein LOC133739258 isoform X2, translating into MGPGSGRKVINLEGSDGELDERTERRLRRRGLANGIYNPNLRRSTPKKSKKCNAQVENLMLDKDYEKYLSLIQRGWDLNEHSSDHGVNGDCENEHNDDGNGHCGGENNDIRSVDGDGNKHSVDDNNDARVVDGSGSKHSVGDTVNLKSVDHGGGGNGRCGVDDGDGDGGNAHFGDGNIHVNSLNHGVDDDDMDPQYKIFWDNLKEDGNSYVLEMVQEDGRVKQIRYHQGDGLPDELDLDAMHSQGKQKTKFKNRETMANLEDAPEKRFSVKKRNVKLEALEPVSDGTNVCSSKRPRLEVPNTPKSLGSSPQKEKTETRRNSRSVIKKRNLEDRPEKKNGLEKKSSMLKKNVKEADADPLSGRTNGRSHKQSGSKYLRFSEGGCNSEAESDSNLTDDSYQEFLSCTKDDGKVMVFTSRICGPLIYDSDEESSSDSDVIVLDRDPHEGYRTPIIDVDSRRSTESHSQFRQGIMQDLKRPYHLEEYTNLLEDWSRQRAATGHDKNLRNGNVKSYALPGEFGKSYQEMYKDLAGKIHAVTGDDRPRKLNLLRGFFYWLKNISQEGSFKPWNDKACLKVVPQTLNRRTS; encoded by the exons ATGGGGCCGGGTTCGGGGAGAAAGGTCATCAATTTAGAGGGAAGTGATGGTGAATTGGATGAGAGGACTGAGAGGCGTTTGAGGAGAAGGGGTTTAGCTAATGGAATTTACAATCCCAATTTGCGTCGCAGTACCCCGAAGAAAAGCAAAAAGTGTAATGCACAAGTGGAGAACCTaatgttggataaggattatgAGAAATACCTGAGTTTGATTCAGCGGGGTTGGGACTTGAATGAACATTCTAGTGATCACGGTGTTAATGGGGATTGCGAGAATGAACATAATGATGATGGGAATGGACATTGTGGTGGTGAAAATAATGATATTAGGTCTGTGGACGGTGATGGAAACAAGCATTCTGTTGATGACAATAATGATGCCAGGGTTGTGGATGGTAGTGGGAGCAAACATTCTGTTGGTGATACTGTCAACTTGAAGTCTGTGGATCACGGTGGTGGTGGGAATGGACGATGTGGCGTGgatgatggtgatggtgatggtgggaATGCTCATTTTGGTGATGGCAACATTCATGTTAATTCTTTGAATCATGgcgttgatgatgatgatatggATCCTCAGTATAAGATATTCTGGGACAATTTGAAGGAAGATGGAAATTCATACGTACTGGAGATGGTTCAAGAGGATGGACGTGTGAAACAGATAAGGTATCACCAAGGCGATGGTTTACCTGATGAGCTCGATCTAGATGCCATGCATTCCCAGGGGAAACAGAAGACTAAATTTAAAAACAGGGAGACTATGGCAAATTTAGAGGATGCCCCAGAGAAAAGGTTTTCAGTGAAGAAGAGGAATGTAAAATTGGAAGCTCTGGAACCTGTTTCAGATGGAACAAATGTGTGTTCTAGTAAACGACCTCGTTTAGAGGTTCCAAATACTCCAAAAAGTTTAGGAAGTTCTCCGCAGAAAGAGAAAACTGAAACTAGAAGAAATTCAAGGAGTGTCATTAAGAAGAGAAATTTAGAGGATCGTCCAGAGAAAAAGAATGGTCTTGAGAAAAAGAGTTCAATGTTGAAGAAGAATGTGAAGGAAGCAGATGCAGATCCTCTTTCTGGTAGAACAAATGGGCGTTCTCATAAACAGTCTGGTTCAAAATATCTTCGGTTCTCAGAGGGTGGGTGCAATAGTGAAGCTGAATCTGATTCTAATCTAACAGATGACAGCTATCAAGAGTTCTTAAGTTGTACTAAGGATGATGGGAAAGTTATGGTATTTACATCCAGAATTTGTGGACCATTAATATATGATTCAGATGAAGAAAGTTCATCGGATTCAGATGTGATCGTGCTCGACAGGGATCCACATGAGGGATACCGTACACCAATT ATTGATGTAGACAGTCGGCGGTCCACTGAAAGTCATTCCCAGTTTAGGCAAGGGATTATGCAGGATCTTAAAAGGCCTTACCACCTGGAAGAGTATACCAATCTCTTGGAAGACTGGTCTCGCCAAAGGGCAGCCACAGGTCATGATAAAAATCTGCGAAATGGAAATGTAAAATCATATGCACTGCCGGGGGAATTTGGGAAATCATATCAAGAGATGTACAAAG ATCTGGCAGGAAAGATTCATGCAGTGACAGGCGATGATCGCCCTAGAAAGTTAAATCTTTTGCGTGGATTTTTCTACTGGTTGAAG AATATTTCCCAGGAAGGAAGCTTTAAACCTTGGAATGACAAAGCATGTTTGAAGGTGGTGCCGCAGACACTAAATAGGAGGACTTCTTGA
- the LOC133739070 gene encoding uncharacterized protein LOC133739070: MGSTLERKRVRLIEDDSRVDNECDELVSLVQHGHDNVDVRCLDYGLHDDMDPRSKLLLEHLRGDGLLRRIKRRCISSEDEDPQYKLFLENLREDGNSYAFEVVQENGVSELIRYHQEGGYARRIMRRCISKEDEDPQYKLFLENLREDGNSYAFEVVQENGVSELIRYHQEGGYARRIMRRCISKEDVDPQYALFLESLREDGNSYALEVVREGGISELISYHQDNGLGRRVKRTSVCNKKLENLMLVDNCENTLSSVKHGNDEDEHSGDDNSDIRSVDDSYNGHGFTGDDCDVRSVDDGDNGTEHSSDDDIDFKSVHDGDNWNEQSSDDNVHVKSLGDDVMEPKSKLFLENLREDENMNAQEIVQETGILEHIKHHQNNGLPDEPSLAATEPMKNSLMKDKTQIENRFTLESLKDLPKRKSSVVKKNAELAALDPAFGMANGVSTLASKRPCLEVPNNPEELNSDTPETLKSPQVKEKPVIENRDILKLIEKFREKRSSAVKKNAKLEILNPVSSRTRGHSSKRPHLEAHNTPESFISLPLREKMETKRTLRLMKKEKVKINRPKKSAHLLNEEETKGPKTLRNKRSESLQSLEDLQEKKSSRVKKNVKGEAKYPYSYRKNELPNKRPGSEVLHFANCGGNDFAKCDRNGDDETESYQTDESYQTFLSLLEINDENMTCAPQNGRPETYDVDIKDENAESSSDSDLIVLERDPVDTCRTPIKKDSENDLESRTKFKEGLIKDLKRPYDPQELLKLLEDWSCQRPATGHAKNFRSGVIKTYALKGEYGKPYLEVYKDLAEMIKASDRPGSLNLLRGFFYWLKNVAQEGSFEPWSDVECLNVVQQL; encoded by the exons ATGGGGTCCACTCTGGAGAGGAAAAGGGTCAGGCTGATTGAGGATGATTCGAGAGTGGATAACGAGTGTGATGAGTTGGTGAGTTTAGTTCAGCATGGTCATGATAATGTTGATGTTAGGTGTCTGGATTATGGTCTTCATGATGATATGGACCCTCGGTCTAAGTTGCTCTTGGAACATTTGAGGGGAGATGGTTTGCTGAGACGGATCAAGAGAAGATGCATTTCTAGTGAAGATGAGGATCCTCAGTATAAGTTGTTCTTGGAAAACTTGAGGGAAGATGGAAACTCATATGCATTTGAAGTTGTTCAAGAGAATGGGGTTTCGGAATTGATAAGGTATCACCAAGAGGGTGGATATGCGAGGCGGATCATGAGAAGATGCATTTCTAAAGAAGATGAGGATCCTCAGTATAAGTTATTCTTGGAAAATTTGAGGGAAGATGGAAACTCATATGCATTTGAAGTTGTTCAAGAGAATGGGGTTTCGGAACTGATAAGGTATCACCAAGAGGGTGGATATGCGAGGCGGATCATGAGAAGATGCATTTCTAAAGAAGATGTGGATCCTCAATATGCGTTGTTCTTGGAAAGTTTGAGGGAAGATGGAAATTCATATGCACTGGAAGTTGTTCGTGAGGGTGGGATTTCAGAATTGATAAGCTATCACCAAGACAATGGCTTGGGGAGGCGGGTGAAGAGAACATCTGTTTGTAACAAAAAGTTGGAAAACCTAATGTTGGTTGATAATTGTGAGAATACCTTGAGTTCAGTTAAGCATGGCAATGATGAGGATGAACACTCTGGTGATGACAATAGTGATATCAGGTCTGTGGATGATAGTTATAATGGGCATGGATTTACGGGTGATGATTGTGATGTCAGGTCTGTAGATGATGGTGATAATGGGACTGAACACTCTAGTGATGATGATATTGATTTTAAGTCTGTGCATGATGGTGATAATTGGAATGAACAGTCTAGTGATGACAATGTTCATGTCAAGTCCTTGGGTGATGATGTTATGGAACCCAAGTCCAAGTTATTTTTGGAAAATTTGAGGGAGGATGAAAATATGAATGCACAGGAGATTGTTCAAGAAACTGGGATTTTGGAACACATAAAGCATCACCAAAACAATGGATTACCAGATGAGCCTAGTTTAGCAGCCACTGAACCTATGAAGAATTCTTTGATGAAAGATAAGACTCAAATTGAAAACAGGTTCACTCTGGAAAGTTTAAAGGATCTCCCAAAGAGAAAGAGTTCAGTGGTGAAGAAGAATGCAGAATTGGCAGCTCTAGATCCTGCTTTCGGTATGGCAAACGGGGTTTCCACACTTGCCAGTAAAAGACCTTGTCTGGAGGTTCCCAACAATCCAGAAGAGCTCAATTCAGATACTCCAGAAACTTTGAAAAGTCCTCAGGTCAAAGAGAAGCCTGTAATAGAAAACAGGGATATTCTGAAACTTATTGAGAAATTCCGAGAGAAAAGGAGTTCAGCGGTGAAGAAAAATGCAAAATTGGAAATTCTGAATCCTGTTTCTAGTAGGACAAGAGGGCATTCCAGTAAAAGGCCTCATTTAGAGGCTCATAATACTCCAGAAAGCTTCATAAGTTTGCCgttgagagagaaaatggaaactAAAAGAACTTTGAGGCttatgaaaaaggaaaaggtaAAGATAAATAGACCTAAGAAGTCTGCTCATCTTTTAAATGAAGAAGAGACCAAGGGACCAAAGACTTTaagaaataaaagaagtgaATCTCTGCAGAGTTTAGAGgatcttcaagagaaaaaaagttCTAGGGTGAAGAAGAATGTGAAGGGGGAAGCTAAATATCCTTATTCCTATAGGAAGAACGAACTTCCTAACAAAAGACCTGGTTCAGAGGTTCTTCATTTTGCGAATTGTGGGGGCAATGATTTTGCCAAGTGTGACCGCAATGGTGATGATGAGACTGAATCTTATCAAACAGATGAGAGCTATCAAACCTTTCTAAGTTTGCTTGAGATAAACGATGAAAACATGACATGTGCACCACAAAATGGTAGACCAGAGACATATGATGTGGACATAAAAGATGAGAATGCGGAGAGTTCATCAGATTCAGATTTAATTGTACTCGAGAGGGATCCAGTTGATACATGTCGTACCCCAATT AAGAAGGATTCAGAGAATGATCTGGAAAGTCGCACCAAATTTAAGGAGGGGCTTATAAAGGATCTTAAACGTCCTTATGACCCACAAGAGCTTCTCAAGCTCTTAGAAGACTGGAGTTGCCAGAGGCCTGCAACAGGTCATGCTAAAAATTTTCGTAGTGGAGTAATAAAAACATATGCACTGAAAGGGGAATATGGAAAACCATATCTGGAGGTGTACAAAG ATCTGGCTGAAATGATCAAAGCGAGCGATCGCCCTGGAAGTTTGAATCTCTTGCGGGGATTCTTCTACTGGTTGAAG AATGTGGCCCAGGAAGGAAGCTTTGAGCCTTGGAGTGATGTAGAATGTTTGAATGTAGTGCAGCAACTGTAA
- the LOC133739258 gene encoding uncharacterized protein LOC133739258 isoform X1, which translates to MGPGSGRKVINLEGSDGELDERTERRLRRRGLANGIYNPNLRRSTPKKSKKCNAQVENLMLDKDYEKYLSLIQRGWDLNEHSSDHGVNGDCENEHNDDGNGHCGGENNDIRSVDGDGNKHSVDDNNDARVVDGSGSKHSVGDTVNLKSVDHGGGGNGRCGVDDGDGDGGNAHFGDGNIHVNSLNHGVDDDDMDPQYKIFWDNLKEDGNSYVLEMVQEDGRVKQIRYHQGDGLPDELDLDAMHSQGKQKTKFKNRETMANLEDAPEKRFSVKKRNVKLEALEPVSDGTNVCSSKRPRLEVPNTPKSLGSSPQKEKTETRRNSRSVIKKRNLEDRPEKKNGLEKKSSMLKKNVKEADADPLSGRTNGRSHKQSGSKYLRFSEGGCNSEAESDSNLTDDSYQEFLSCTKDDGKVMVFTSRICGPLIYDSDEESSSDSDVIVLDRDPHEGYRTPIKIDVDSRRSTESHSQFRQGIMQDLKRPYHLEEYTNLLEDWSRQRAATGHDKNLRNGNVKSYALPGEFGKSYQEMYKDLAGKIHAVTGDDRPRKLNLLRGFFYWLKNISQEGSFKPWNDKACLKVVPQTLNRRTS; encoded by the exons ATGGGGCCGGGTTCGGGGAGAAAGGTCATCAATTTAGAGGGAAGTGATGGTGAATTGGATGAGAGGACTGAGAGGCGTTTGAGGAGAAGGGGTTTAGCTAATGGAATTTACAATCCCAATTTGCGTCGCAGTACCCCGAAGAAAAGCAAAAAGTGTAATGCACAAGTGGAGAACCTaatgttggataaggattatgAGAAATACCTGAGTTTGATTCAGCGGGGTTGGGACTTGAATGAACATTCTAGTGATCACGGTGTTAATGGGGATTGCGAGAATGAACATAATGATGATGGGAATGGACATTGTGGTGGTGAAAATAATGATATTAGGTCTGTGGACGGTGATGGAAACAAGCATTCTGTTGATGACAATAATGATGCCAGGGTTGTGGATGGTAGTGGGAGCAAACATTCTGTTGGTGATACTGTCAACTTGAAGTCTGTGGATCACGGTGGTGGTGGGAATGGACGATGTGGCGTGgatgatggtgatggtgatggtgggaATGCTCATTTTGGTGATGGCAACATTCATGTTAATTCTTTGAATCATGgcgttgatgatgatgatatggATCCTCAGTATAAGATATTCTGGGACAATTTGAAGGAAGATGGAAATTCATACGTACTGGAGATGGTTCAAGAGGATGGACGTGTGAAACAGATAAGGTATCACCAAGGCGATGGTTTACCTGATGAGCTCGATCTAGATGCCATGCATTCCCAGGGGAAACAGAAGACTAAATTTAAAAACAGGGAGACTATGGCAAATTTAGAGGATGCCCCAGAGAAAAGGTTTTCAGTGAAGAAGAGGAATGTAAAATTGGAAGCTCTGGAACCTGTTTCAGATGGAACAAATGTGTGTTCTAGTAAACGACCTCGTTTAGAGGTTCCAAATACTCCAAAAAGTTTAGGAAGTTCTCCGCAGAAAGAGAAAACTGAAACTAGAAGAAATTCAAGGAGTGTCATTAAGAAGAGAAATTTAGAGGATCGTCCAGAGAAAAAGAATGGTCTTGAGAAAAAGAGTTCAATGTTGAAGAAGAATGTGAAGGAAGCAGATGCAGATCCTCTTTCTGGTAGAACAAATGGGCGTTCTCATAAACAGTCTGGTTCAAAATATCTTCGGTTCTCAGAGGGTGGGTGCAATAGTGAAGCTGAATCTGATTCTAATCTAACAGATGACAGCTATCAAGAGTTCTTAAGTTGTACTAAGGATGATGGGAAAGTTATGGTATTTACATCCAGAATTTGTGGACCATTAATATATGATTCAGATGAAGAAAGTTCATCGGATTCAGATGTGATCGTGCTCGACAGGGATCCACATGAGGGATACCGTACACCAATT AAGATTGATGTAGACAGTCGGCGGTCCACTGAAAGTCATTCCCAGTTTAGGCAAGGGATTATGCAGGATCTTAAAAGGCCTTACCACCTGGAAGAGTATACCAATCTCTTGGAAGACTGGTCTCGCCAAAGGGCAGCCACAGGTCATGATAAAAATCTGCGAAATGGAAATGTAAAATCATATGCACTGCCGGGGGAATTTGGGAAATCATATCAAGAGATGTACAAAG ATCTGGCAGGAAAGATTCATGCAGTGACAGGCGATGATCGCCCTAGAAAGTTAAATCTTTTGCGTGGATTTTTCTACTGGTTGAAG AATATTTCCCAGGAAGGAAGCTTTAAACCTTGGAATGACAAAGCATGTTTGAAGGTGGTGCCGCAGACACTAAATAGGAGGACTTCTTGA
- the LOC133735639 gene encoding uncharacterized protein LOC133735639 produces MGTFSVRKRVRLAEECSHFEDELLLDTNYEKFLGLVQVGDENLDNFSVDQATSLHYEPNLDVPETSKKSQVTEKLRKGMIRGEMNGLEKSAVLLSTEVNEGPSNVRYALKKNRATVEKEDLRVNKSLFVMENVKLEPLDFDSGGMNQCSNKRTHLEAFNTQKPLKSAVENVNVEAPDSDSGWNRGISERCSKRPCLEASDTPKTLKSSRVKKKNKINRTSRRFLKKGKMNINIPNKSARLLPEKKTGMKKKVNVEAAHAVSGTSNVLSSKQKGSRILQSAPRRCNRGALSIHIDETYETFLNLAVMSGDIMIYTPRNGTRNIYEEDMESSSDSEETVLDNNRRDGYHPSYVKTKATTNRTLRRGVMKKKMSCPKNYEDTSSDSDLNEQDSHQHDECRASFVKNNTAINRTMRKTVSPRARRSALQNKNRKTPTGNLEVLRAKKSSVAKKKNIKETLNTVSAECDLVHESYEEFISFVEVDGKNLVYTRSNGGRKIYEEQEATSDAMHRDSLDSFHIMDTNGGHSIESHNQFREGLMKDLGRPYDQEELLKLLKDACSKGPSDHETDLFNSIESGQTPREYGKTYLEVYKDLGDKIYAANGDRSKTLNLYRGLFYWLKNKSQEGSFIPWKDKRCLKMMLPPEKK; encoded by the exons ATGGGGACCTTTTCTGTGAGAAAGAGGGTCAGGCTTGCTGAGGAATGTTCACATTTTGAGGATGAATTGTTGTTGGATACGAATTATGAGAAGTTCTTGGGGTTAGTTCAGGTTGGTGATGAAAATTTGGACAATTTTTCTGTGGATCAAGCTACTTCTTTGCATTATGAGCCCAATTTAGATGTTCCAGAAACTTCGAAAAAATCTCAGGTGACTGAGAAGTTGAGGAAGGGTATGATTAGGGGAGAGATGAATGGCCTTGAGAAATCTGCTGTTCTTCTGAGCACAGAAGTTAATGAGGGCCCAAGTAATGTTAGGTATGCTCTGAAGAAAAACAGGGCCACTGTGGAAAAAGAGGATCTCCGAGTGAACAAGAGTTTATTTGTGATGGAGAATGTAAAATTGGAACCTCTAGATTTTGATTCTGGTGGGATGAATCAGTGTTCCAATAAAAGAACTCACTTAGAAGCTTTTAACACTCAAAAACCTTTGAAAAGTGCAGTGGAGAATGTAAACGTGGAAGCTCCGGATTCTGACTCTGGTTGGAACCGTGGGATAAGTGAGCGTTGCAGTAAAAGACCTTGTTTAGAGGCTTCTGACACTCCAAAGACGCTGAAAAGTTCTCgggtgaaaaagaaaaacaaaattaacaGAACTTCAAGGAGATTTTTGAAGAAAGGAAAGATGAACATAAATATTCCTAACAAGTCTGCTCGTCTTTTGCCTGAAAAAAAGactgggatgaagaagaaggttaATGTGGAAGCTGCACATGCTGTTTCTGGTACGTCAAATGTGCTCTCTAGCAAACAAAAAGGTTCCCGGATCCTACAATCTGCTCCGCGTAGGTGTAACCGTGGAGCTTTATCTATTCATATTGATGAGACCTATGAAACATTTCTCAACCTTGCTGTGATGTCTGGTGACATAATGATATATACACCCAGAAATGGTACAAGAAATATTTATGAGGAGGATATGGAGAGTTCATCAGATTCAGAAGAAACTGTACTAGACAACAATCGACGTGATGGATATCATCCCTCATAT GTGAAAACCAAGGCCACAACTAACAGAACTTTGAGGAGGGGTGTGATGAAGAAAAAGATGAGCTGCCCTAAGAACTACGAAGATACTTCCTCAGATTCGGATCTAAATGAACAGGACAGTCATCAACATGATGAATGTCGTGCCTCATTT GTGAAAAATAATACTGCAATTAATAGAACTATGAGAAAAACTGTGAGCCCAAGAGCTCGTAGGAGTGCTCTGCAGAATAAAAACAGGAAGACTCCCACCGGAAATTTAGAGGTCCTCCGAGCAAAAAAGAGTTCAGtggcaaagaagaagaatataaaaGAAACTCTGAATACTGTCAGTG CTGAATGTGATTTAGTACATGAGAGTTATGAAGAATTCATAAGTTTCGTTGAGGTGGATGGTAAAAACTTGGTGTATACACGAAGCAATGGTGGACGAAAGATATATGAGGAGCAGGAGGCTACATCAGATGCAATGCACAGGGATTCACTTGATAGTTTTCATATA ATGGACACAAACGGTGGGCACAGCATTGAGAGTCATAACCAGTTTAGGGAGGGgcttatgaaggatcttggaagGCCGTACGACCAAGAAGAGCTTCTCAAGCTCTTGAAAGATGCATGTAGCAAAGGGCCAAGTGACCATGAGACAGATCTGTTTAATAGCATTGAATCAGGTCAAACGCCAAGAGAATATGGAAAAACATACCTAGAGGTGTACAAAG ATCTGGGTGACAAGATTTATGCAGCTAACGGTGATCGCTCTAAAACTTTAAATCTCTACCGGGGATTGTTCTACTGGCTGAAA AACAAGTCCCAGGAAGGAAGCTTCATTCCATGGAAGGACAAAAGATGTTTGAAGATGATGCTGCCACCTGAGAAAAAATAG